The following proteins are co-located in the Apis mellifera strain DH4 linkage group LG11, Amel_HAv3.1, whole genome shotgun sequence genome:
- the LOC113219137 gene encoding uncharacterized protein LOC113219137 isoform X2: METAGERDGGWYGRWPRWRLHQSLSEKWKEERFSTIDRVSSSSSSSTTRYIRIVYISIWENGDSERQWERQTNKIELIYKIQESGVEREHLAIWFEMHERKKNKRIVTFTVAGVATIEWIFLRQSDMQQHTPIKASHLFRGTLSRNRPL, encoded by the exons ATGGAGACGGCAGGAGAGAGGGACGGCGGTTGGTATGGCAGGTGGCCGAGGTGGCGCTTGCATCAGTCGTTGTCGGAAAAGTGGAAGGAAGAGAGGTTTTCCACCATCGACCGGGtttcctcctcgtcgtcgtcgtccacTACTCGCTATATCcg TATAGTGTATATATCGATATGGGAAAATGGAGATTCAGAGAGACAATGGGAACGGCAgacaaataaaatcgaattgatTTACAAAATACAAGAGAGCGGCGTTGAACGCGAACACCTCGCAATTTGGTTTGAAATGCACGagcgaaagaagaataaaaggaTAGTCACCTTCACGGTTGCAGGAGTTGCCACCATTGAATGGATCTTTCTTCGGCAAAGTGATATGCAGCAGCATACTCCCATAAAAGCCAGCCACCTTTTTCGTGGGACGTTGTCGCGTAATCGACCTTTATGA
- the LOC113219137 gene encoding uncharacterized protein LOC113219137 isoform X1, protein METAGERDGGWYGRWPRWRLHQSLSEKWKEERFSTIDRVSSSSSSSTTRYIRTSIVYISIWENGDSERQWERQTNKIELIYKIQESGVEREHLAIWFEMHERKKNKRIVTFTVAGVATIEWIFLRQSDMQQHTPIKASHLFRGTLSRNRPL, encoded by the exons ATGGAGACGGCAGGAGAGAGGGACGGCGGTTGGTATGGCAGGTGGCCGAGGTGGCGCTTGCATCAGTCGTTGTCGGAAAAGTGGAAGGAAGAGAGGTTTTCCACCATCGACCGGGtttcctcctcgtcgtcgtcgtccacTACTCGCTATATCcg AACCAGTATAGTGTATATATCGATATGGGAAAATGGAGATTCAGAGAGACAATGGGAACGGCAgacaaataaaatcgaattgatTTACAAAATACAAGAGAGCGGCGTTGAACGCGAACACCTCGCAATTTGGTTTGAAATGCACGagcgaaagaagaataaaaggaTAGTCACCTTCACGGTTGCAGGAGTTGCCACCATTGAATGGATCTTTCTTCGGCAAAGTGATATGCAGCAGCATACTCCCATAAAAGCCAGCCACCTTTTTCGTGGGACGTTGTCGCGTAATCGACCTTTATGA